A genomic region of Populus nigra chromosome 11, ddPopNigr1.1, whole genome shotgun sequence contains the following coding sequences:
- the LOC133667865 gene encoding uncharacterized protein LOC133667865 isoform X1, with amino-acid sequence MTIMELKGITWVGDIYLKFEARLLEVEEIMREEAVKYVENQMQTVSNNVRKFYLDVMQDLCSPDSEDPANGAVSKFPVDSGADVGIYMKPEDGMEEKCGKADDPEQLAEDPKMTADSGSDCLPLRRRITVRRISRQHSKGSLSNKSNLDTDKNSNCNNVSPNEISGTTTLSSKFSSNVELADQNLEASCDQTARLATPGCVEVTDHFSMEESKNEIKNASKHVPEISFNKPPLDMVNITETGRHEGTCSRPSSRNLLEESNGVCISNEFVSMIESAANGNMQTNKFAYEEDFVSNSDEWRIESDEDGTIIDEGMEIIQVDKARLEEVCVLVNVDEFHHVPREGKNRPYKKIRDVFCSRKRSVMKEYEQLAVQCSSDSKSKEEESITSSMPTLSIKEAKRSLSHDPSEPEWELV; translated from the exons ATGACTATTATGGAGCTGAAAGGTATAACATGGGTTGGTGACATTTATCTGAAATTTGAAGCTAGGTTGCTGGAAGTGGAAGAAATTATGCGCGAG GAAGCAGTAAAATATGTCGAAAACCAGATGCAGACTGTTAGTAATAATGTGAGGAAATTCTACTTGGACGTCATGCAAGATTTGTGCTCTCCAGATTCAGAGGATCCTGCAAATGGGGCAGTCTCCAAATTTCCTGTAGATTCGGGAGCTGATGTTGGGATCTATATGAAGCCAGAAGATGGTATGGAAGAAAAATGTGGAAAGGCTGATGATCCTGAGCAATTGGCCGAGGATCCGAAGATGACTGCTGATTCTGGTTCTGATTGTCTCCCACTGCGTAGAAGGATTACTGTGAGAAGAATTTCAAGGCAGCATAGTAAAGGAAGTCTGTCCAATAAATCAAACCTAGATACTGATAAAAACTCTAACTGCAATAATGTGTCTCCAAATGAGATATCAGGAACCACCACTCTTTCGAGTAAATTTTCATCAAATGTTGAACTTGCTGATCAAAATCTGGAAGCATCTTGTGATCAGACAGCAAGACTTGCAACTCCAGGGTGTGTTGAAGTTACAGATCATTTCTCCATGGAAGAAAgtaaaaatgagataaaaaatgcAAGCAAACACGTGCCAGAGATCTCATTCAATAAACCACCATTGGATATGGTTAATATCACTGAAACTGGCAGGCATGAAGGAACATGCAGTAGACCTTCCAGCAGAAACCTATTAGAAGAATCAAATG GTGTTTGCATAAGCAATGAGTTTGTTTCTATGATAGAATCTGCTGCAAATGGGAATATGCAGACTAACAAATTTGCTTATGAGGAGGATTTTGTGTCTAATTCAG ATGAATGGAGAATAGAATCGGATGAAGATGGTACAATCATTGACGAGGGTATGGAAATCATTCAAGTGGACAAGGCTAGGCTTGAGGAAGTATGTGTTTTGGTGAATGTAGATGAATTTCATCATGTTCCCCGTGAAGGCAAAAACAGGCCTTACAAG AAGATTCGGGATGTTTTTTGTTCAAGAAAGAGGTCAGTGATGAAGGAATATGAGCAGCTTGCTGTACAGTGCAGCAGTGATTCAAAAtccaaagaagaagagagtATAACAAGTTCAATGCCAACTCTTTCTATAAAGGAAGCAAAGAGATCCTTATCTCATGATCCTTCAGAACCAGAGTGGGAGCTTGTCTAG
- the LOC133667865 gene encoding uncharacterized protein LOC133667865 isoform X4: MQTVSNNVRKFYLDVMQDLCSPDSEDPANGAVSKFPVDSGADVGIYMKPEDGMEEKCGKADDPEQLAEDPKMTADSGSDCLPLRRRITVRRISRQHSKGSLSNKSNLDTDKNSNCNNVSPNEISGTTTLSSKFSSNVELADQNLEASCDQTARLATPGCVEVTDHFSMEESKNEIKNASKHVPEISFNKPPLDMVNITETGRHEGTCSRPSSRNLLEESNGVCISNEFVSMIESAANGNMQTNKFAYEEDFVSNSDEWRIESDEDGTIIDEGMEIIQVDKARLEEVCVLVNVDEFHHVPREGKNRPYKKIRDVFCSRKRSVMKEYEQLAVQCSSDSKSKEEESITSSMPTLSIKEAKRSLSHDPSEPEWELV, encoded by the exons ATGCAGACTGTTAGTAATAATGTGAGGAAATTCTACTTGGACGTCATGCAAGATTTGTGCTCTCCAGATTCAGAGGATCCTGCAAATGGGGCAGTCTCCAAATTTCCTGTAGATTCGGGAGCTGATGTTGGGATCTATATGAAGCCAGAAGATGGTATGGAAGAAAAATGTGGAAAGGCTGATGATCCTGAGCAATTGGCCGAGGATCCGAAGATGACTGCTGATTCTGGTTCTGATTGTCTCCCACTGCGTAGAAGGATTACTGTGAGAAGAATTTCAAGGCAGCATAGTAAAGGAAGTCTGTCCAATAAATCAAACCTAGATACTGATAAAAACTCTAACTGCAATAATGTGTCTCCAAATGAGATATCAGGAACCACCACTCTTTCGAGTAAATTTTCATCAAATGTTGAACTTGCTGATCAAAATCTGGAAGCATCTTGTGATCAGACAGCAAGACTTGCAACTCCAGGGTGTGTTGAAGTTACAGATCATTTCTCCATGGAAGAAAgtaaaaatgagataaaaaatgcAAGCAAACACGTGCCAGAGATCTCATTCAATAAACCACCATTGGATATGGTTAATATCACTGAAACTGGCAGGCATGAAGGAACATGCAGTAGACCTTCCAGCAGAAACCTATTAGAAGAATCAAATG GTGTTTGCATAAGCAATGAGTTTGTTTCTATGATAGAATCTGCTGCAAATGGGAATATGCAGACTAACAAATTTGCTTATGAGGAGGATTTTGTGTCTAATTCAG ATGAATGGAGAATAGAATCGGATGAAGATGGTACAATCATTGACGAGGGTATGGAAATCATTCAAGTGGACAAGGCTAGGCTTGAGGAAGTATGTGTTTTGGTGAATGTAGATGAATTTCATCATGTTCCCCGTGAAGGCAAAAACAGGCCTTACAAG AAGATTCGGGATGTTTTTTGTTCAAGAAAGAGGTCAGTGATGAAGGAATATGAGCAGCTTGCTGTACAGTGCAGCAGTGATTCAAAAtccaaagaagaagagagtATAACAAGTTCAATGCCAACTCTTTCTATAAAGGAAGCAAAGAGATCCTTATCTCATGATCCTTCAGAACCAGAGTGGGAGCTTGTCTAG
- the LOC133667865 gene encoding uncharacterized protein LOC133667865 isoform X3, whose protein sequence is MTIMELKGITWVGDIYLKFEARLLEVEEIMREEAVKYVENQMQTVSNNVRKFYLDVMQDLCSPDSEDPANGAVSKFPVDSGADVGIYMKPEDGMEEKCGKADDPEQLAEDPKMTADSGSDCLPLRRRITVRRISRQHSKGSLSNKSNLDTDKNSNCNNVSPNEISGTTTLSSKFSSNVELADQNLEASCDQTARLATPGCVEVTDHFSMEESKNEIKNASKHVPEISFNKPPLDMVNITETGRHEGTCSRPSSRNLLEESNESAANGNMQTNKFAYEEDFVSNSDEWRIESDEDGTIIDEGMEIIQVDKARLEEVCVLVNVDEFHHVPREGKNRPYKKIRDVFCSRKRSVMKEYEQLAVQCSSDSKSKEEESITSSMPTLSIKEAKRSLSHDPSEPEWELV, encoded by the exons ATGACTATTATGGAGCTGAAAGGTATAACATGGGTTGGTGACATTTATCTGAAATTTGAAGCTAGGTTGCTGGAAGTGGAAGAAATTATGCGCGAG GAAGCAGTAAAATATGTCGAAAACCAGATGCAGACTGTTAGTAATAATGTGAGGAAATTCTACTTGGACGTCATGCAAGATTTGTGCTCTCCAGATTCAGAGGATCCTGCAAATGGGGCAGTCTCCAAATTTCCTGTAGATTCGGGAGCTGATGTTGGGATCTATATGAAGCCAGAAGATGGTATGGAAGAAAAATGTGGAAAGGCTGATGATCCTGAGCAATTGGCCGAGGATCCGAAGATGACTGCTGATTCTGGTTCTGATTGTCTCCCACTGCGTAGAAGGATTACTGTGAGAAGAATTTCAAGGCAGCATAGTAAAGGAAGTCTGTCCAATAAATCAAACCTAGATACTGATAAAAACTCTAACTGCAATAATGTGTCTCCAAATGAGATATCAGGAACCACCACTCTTTCGAGTAAATTTTCATCAAATGTTGAACTTGCTGATCAAAATCTGGAAGCATCTTGTGATCAGACAGCAAGACTTGCAACTCCAGGGTGTGTTGAAGTTACAGATCATTTCTCCATGGAAGAAAgtaaaaatgagataaaaaatgcAAGCAAACACGTGCCAGAGATCTCATTCAATAAACCACCATTGGATATGGTTAATATCACTGAAACTGGCAGGCATGAAGGAACATGCAGTAGACCTTCCAGCAGAAACCTATTAGAAGAATCAAATG AATCTGCTGCAAATGGGAATATGCAGACTAACAAATTTGCTTATGAGGAGGATTTTGTGTCTAATTCAG ATGAATGGAGAATAGAATCGGATGAAGATGGTACAATCATTGACGAGGGTATGGAAATCATTCAAGTGGACAAGGCTAGGCTTGAGGAAGTATGTGTTTTGGTGAATGTAGATGAATTTCATCATGTTCCCCGTGAAGGCAAAAACAGGCCTTACAAG AAGATTCGGGATGTTTTTTGTTCAAGAAAGAGGTCAGTGATGAAGGAATATGAGCAGCTTGCTGTACAGTGCAGCAGTGATTCAAAAtccaaagaagaagagagtATAACAAGTTCAATGCCAACTCTTTCTATAAAGGAAGCAAAGAGATCCTTATCTCATGATCCTTCAGAACCAGAGTGGGAGCTTGTCTAG
- the LOC133667863 gene encoding protein trichome birefringence-like 42 produces the protein MDLSTTLKKHKHTEGMEAGSSTIGKNWRLCIFASFMSFIVLMFFQKQCQNSPKLSSLLNVGVSMSMSSLTSTSSELLESTNLVKNESTNLVENDLNPMKEEEVKCNIFDGKWVYEPEGGPQHTAAECPFLSEQVSCQRNGRPDFEYEKWRWEAKDCDVPRFNGIDMLERLRGKRVIIVGDSLNRNQWESLACLLYSAIPSSQAHVDVRSGVYKVFKTKDYNCSVEFYWSPFLVQLKQENGNRILRLDKLSPLAKKWRGADVMVFNTAHWWVHSGKVKSWDLFQYKGKLVEEMEIESALRKGMRTWARWIDHYVDATKTTVFFRSISPQHQGKQWCYNITQPNMDESYVSAFPKPMKEIIEITIRSMMIPVRYLNITKLSEYRRDAHPALYARKQEKLLKTEQQLQEESHPDCSHWCLPGLPDTWNRLLYASLVVDTSNSKHLVA, from the exons ATGGACCTCTCTACAACCTTGAAGAAGCACAAACACACAGAAGGCATGGAAGCTGGTAGTTCCACCATTGGTAAAAATTGGAGGCTTTGCATATTTGCAAGCTTCATGAGTTTCATTGTActgatgttttttcaaaaacaatgtCAGAACAGCCCGAAACTTTCATCACTTCTAAATGTTGGTGTATCTATGTCAATGTCCAGTCTCACGTCCACGTCTAGTGAACTCTTGGAGTCCACAAACTTGGTCAAGAATGAGAGCACAAACTTGGTCGAGAATGACTTGAACCCTATGAAAGAGGAGGAAGTGAAGTGCAATATATTTGATGGAAAATGGGTTTATGAACCAGAGGGAGGCCCTCAACATACTGCAGCTGAATGTCCGTTTCTTAGTGAACAGGTAAGCTGCCAGAGGAATGGAAGGCCAGACTTTGAATATGAGAAATGGAGATGGGAAGCCAAAGACTGTGATGTTCCAAG GTTTAATGGCATAGACATGTTGGAGAGACTTAGAGGAAAGAGGGTGATAATAGTTGGAGATTCCCTCAACAGAAACCAATGGGAATCTCTAGCCTGCCTTCTTTATTCAGCCATACCTTCTTCTCAAGCTCATGTTGATGTTCGTAGCGGCGTCTATAAGGTCTTCAAAACAAAG GACTATAATTGTTCCGTGGAGTTTTATTGGAGCCCATTTTTGGTGCAACTTAAGCAAGAAAATGGGAACAGAATTCTAAGGCTTGACAAACTGTCACCCTTGGCCAAGAAGTGGCGTGGAGCTGATGTCATGGTATTCAACACTGCCCATTGGTGGGTTCACAGTGGGAAAGTGAAGTC GTGGGATTTGTTTCAATACAAAGGAAAATTAGTTGAGGAGATGGAGATCGAGTCTGCATTAAGAAAAGGCATGAGGACTTGGGCTCGTTGGATCGATCACTATGTTGATGCAACCAAAACAACCGTCTTTTTCCGCAGCATATCGCCACAACACCAAGGGAAGCAATGGTGTTACAATATAACACAACCCAATATGGATGAATCGTATGTGTCTGCATTTCCTAAACCAATGAAAGAAATTATTGAGATAACAATTCGGAGCATGATGATACCAGTGAGATACCTGAACATTACAAAGCTATCCGAGTATAGAAGAGATGCACATCCAGCTTTGTATGCAAGAAAACAGGAAAAGCTTTTGAAAACTGAGCAGCAACTGCAAGAAGAATCTCATCCTGATTGCAGCCATTGGTGTTTACCAGGGCTACCTGATACATGGAACAGGCTCTTGTATGCATCCTTGGTCGTGGACACTTCAAATTCCAAGCATTTGGTTGCTTGA
- the LOC133667865 gene encoding uncharacterized protein LOC133667865 isoform X2 — protein sequence MTIMELKGITWVGDIYLKFEARLLEVEEIMREEAVKYVENQMQTVSNNVRKFYLDVMQDLCSPDSEDPANGAVSKFPVDSGADVGIYMKPEDGMEEKCGKADDPEQLAEDPKMTADSGSDCLPLRRRITVRRISRQHSKGSLSNKSNLDTDKNSNCNNVSPNEISGTTTLSSKFSSNVELADQNLEASCDQTARLATPGCVEVTDHFSMEESKNEIKNASKHVPEISFNKPPLDMVNITETGRHEGTCSRPSSRNLLEESNGVCISNEFVSMIESAANGNMQTNKFAYEEDFVSNSDEWRIESDEDGTIIDEGMEIIQVDKARLEEVCVLVNVDEFHHVPREGKNRPYKIRDVFCSRKRSVMKEYEQLAVQCSSDSKSKEEESITSSMPTLSIKEAKRSLSHDPSEPEWELV from the exons ATGACTATTATGGAGCTGAAAGGTATAACATGGGTTGGTGACATTTATCTGAAATTTGAAGCTAGGTTGCTGGAAGTGGAAGAAATTATGCGCGAG GAAGCAGTAAAATATGTCGAAAACCAGATGCAGACTGTTAGTAATAATGTGAGGAAATTCTACTTGGACGTCATGCAAGATTTGTGCTCTCCAGATTCAGAGGATCCTGCAAATGGGGCAGTCTCCAAATTTCCTGTAGATTCGGGAGCTGATGTTGGGATCTATATGAAGCCAGAAGATGGTATGGAAGAAAAATGTGGAAAGGCTGATGATCCTGAGCAATTGGCCGAGGATCCGAAGATGACTGCTGATTCTGGTTCTGATTGTCTCCCACTGCGTAGAAGGATTACTGTGAGAAGAATTTCAAGGCAGCATAGTAAAGGAAGTCTGTCCAATAAATCAAACCTAGATACTGATAAAAACTCTAACTGCAATAATGTGTCTCCAAATGAGATATCAGGAACCACCACTCTTTCGAGTAAATTTTCATCAAATGTTGAACTTGCTGATCAAAATCTGGAAGCATCTTGTGATCAGACAGCAAGACTTGCAACTCCAGGGTGTGTTGAAGTTACAGATCATTTCTCCATGGAAGAAAgtaaaaatgagataaaaaatgcAAGCAAACACGTGCCAGAGATCTCATTCAATAAACCACCATTGGATATGGTTAATATCACTGAAACTGGCAGGCATGAAGGAACATGCAGTAGACCTTCCAGCAGAAACCTATTAGAAGAATCAAATG GTGTTTGCATAAGCAATGAGTTTGTTTCTATGATAGAATCTGCTGCAAATGGGAATATGCAGACTAACAAATTTGCTTATGAGGAGGATTTTGTGTCTAATTCAG ATGAATGGAGAATAGAATCGGATGAAGATGGTACAATCATTGACGAGGGTATGGAAATCATTCAAGTGGACAAGGCTAGGCTTGAGGAAGTATGTGTTTTGGTGAATGTAGATGAATTTCATCATGTTCCCCGTGAAGGCAAAAACAGGCCTTACAAG ATTCGGGATGTTTTTTGTTCAAGAAAGAGGTCAGTGATGAAGGAATATGAGCAGCTTGCTGTACAGTGCAGCAGTGATTCAAAAtccaaagaagaagagagtATAACAAGTTCAATGCCAACTCTTTCTATAAAGGAAGCAAAGAGATCCTTATCTCATGATCCTTCAGAACCAGAGTGGGAGCTTGTCTAG